GATTCGGCTGGCCTATTACCCGCCGTACCACAGCAAGTACAACGCGATCGAACATTGCTGGGGCATCTTGGAAAACCACTGGAACGGCGAACTGTTGGACGATGTGGACGCGGTTCTGGAATTTGCCCGAACCATGACGTGGAACGGCAAAAAGCCCGAAGTCGAGCTGCTGTGTGGGACCTACAGGAAAGGCATTCGTCTCTCGCCACGCCAAATGAAAGTGGTCGAGAAACACGTGACACGCGATGCCGAACTCGGAAAATGGTTCCTCGATATCGACGGACCAAGTTTGCGGCTGGGATAATTATTACTTTCCGAGTCCCTAACCTGTCGTTCGCCCGGCGGTTCGCGACGCGTACCCCGGGCACAGAGGCGACCCGCCGTTCCCGCGACCGAAAAACCACACGGACCTGTCGCGCGGAGCGATTAAGACTCATCGAATTTTCCCGGTAGGTTTGGGCTCGTCCTTCGGGTACGCTTAAAACGTTCCGTCTGCCACATTCACAATTCTCTCCAGCAGGTGCCACGATGGACCGCACCAAGAACGATTGCCCCGATTGCGCGACGCCGGACGTGAGCCGGCGCCACTTCCTGGCCACGTCGGCCGTCATCGCCGCGTCCGGCGGGCTCCCGCTGTTTGCCACCCCGAAAGTCACGGCCGCGACCCCGACCAAGACCTCGCCGGCGGAAACGGCCGTCAAGGCGCTGTTCGACACACTGACCAGCGAGCAAAAGAAGGCCGTCTGCTTCGCCTGGGACTACATCGACCCCCAGCGCGGGCTGTTGCGGACGCGCGTCTCGAACAACTGGCAGATCACCAAGCCGACGATCACGGGCGGGTTTTACACGAAAGCCCAGCAGACGATCGTCCACGACATTTTCAAAGGGCTCATCAACCCCGAGTGGTACGACCGCTTCCAGACGCAGCTCAAGGACGACTCGGGCGGCAAGAAGTGGGGCGAAACGCAATCGCTGGCCATTTTCGGCGAGCCGGGTTCGGAACAGTTCGAGTTCGTCCTGACCGGGCGACACCAGACGCTCCGGGCCGACGGCAACACCGAGAAGCACGTCGCGTTCGGCGGCCCGATTTTCTACGGGCACGCGGCAAAGGCGTTCACCGAACGGTCGACCCACCCGGGCAACGTCTTCTGGCCGCAGGCGCTGGCCGCCAACGGCGTCTACAAGATGCTCGACGAGAAGCAGCAGAAACGGGCTCTCGTCAAGGACTCACCGAAGGAGGCGGCTGTGGGCTTCCGCGGCGCGAAGATCACCGAGGCGCCGGGGCTGCCCGTCAAGGAGATGTCGGCCGACCAGAAGGCCGAAATGCAAAAAGTCCTGCAGAAACTCATCGAGCCGTTCCGCGCCGAAGACCAGGAGGAAGCCCTGGCGTGCTTGAAGACGAAGGGCGGAATCGACGGCTGCGTACTCTCGTTCTACGAAGACGCGGACG
This is a stretch of genomic DNA from Fimbriiglobus ruber. It encodes these proteins:
- a CDS encoding DUF3500 domain-containing protein; the encoded protein is MDRTKNDCPDCATPDVSRRHFLATSAVIAASGGLPLFATPKVTAATPTKTSPAETAVKALFDTLTSEQKKAVCFAWDYIDPQRGLLRTRVSNNWQITKPTITGGFYTKAQQTIVHDIFKGLINPEWYDRFQTQLKDDSGGKKWGETQSLAIFGEPGSEQFEFVLTGRHQTLRADGNTEKHVAFGGPIFYGHAAKAFTERSTHPGNVFWPQALAANGVYKMLDEKQQKRALVKDSPKEAAVGFRGAKITEAPGLPVKEMSADQKAEMQKVLQKLIEPFRAEDQEEALACLKTKGGIDGCVLSFYEDADVGADTVWDNWRLEGPSFVWYFRGDPHVHVWVNIADDAGVKTNAQG